CTTTGATTTTGTGATTTCTTTACAAGTTTCTGTGAGTTTTGTAGGAAGTTGAAGTTTTATATATCATTTTTAAGTTACTAGTTCTTGCCTAGTGATGATATAAAATACTCTAGAACTACAAATACTTACTTTTTACTCTCTTCATTTCTAGTTCAATATCTTTCTTTTTCAGGTCTTCTCTCTTGTCGTATTCTTTCTTACCTTTGCAGACCCCTATCTCAACTTTACACCATTTATTGTTTTTTATATAGACTTTCAAAGGTATTAGAGCGAATCCTTTTCTTGCGACTTGACCTGCGATCCTATCAATCTCCTTTCGGTGAAGTAGAAGTTTGCGTTTTCTATCTGGATCAGGGCGGAAGACACTTGATGCAAAATAGGGGGATATGTGTATGTTATGAGCAAAAATTTCTCCATTCTCAACAAGACAGAAACTATCATCAATATTAACTCTGTGTTCTCTAACAGACTTCATTTCACTTCCTACTAGGACTATACCTGCTTCATAAGTGTCAAATATTTGGTAATTCTTCCTTGCCTTTCTGTTAGTTGATACAATTTCTATTGACATTTTTATACAACCTGGAGTTATGATTTTATGATAAATGTAGTAAAGTATGGTTTTCCAATAACTTGTAGTGTTTCAATTTTTGTATTGGGAGTGTTTGTATTATAATTATTATCAACATTTAGGAGGAGTTTAAAGGTGAGTAGGGGTAATGATAAATACAAGAGTAGAAGATTTGATATATATGGGACTGATAAAATAGATTCTAATGTGCTGGAGACATTTGATTACGAGTATGTAGGAAAACCGATAGAGATAGTTATAAGCACTAATGAGTTCACATCGGTGTGTCCTTGGAGTGGGCTACCAGATTTTGCAGAACTCACGATAAAGTATATACCTGACAAGAAGTGTATAGAACTAAAGTCTCTTAAGTATTACCTACACTCCTATCGTAATGTTGGGATATTTTATGAACATGTTGTGAATAGAATACTTGATGACCTTGTGAAAGCTTGTGAGCCTTTGAAGATGGAAGTAATAGCCAAATTTACGATAAGGGGTGGGTTACAGACTACCGTTAAGTCGGAGTATTCAAAATAGAGGGTCATTATGAGTAAAGTGAATATTGCGGTTATAGGTGTTGGACATATGGGTAAATACCATGTGAATGCTCTCGCTGGAATGGATGATGTTAATTTAGTTGGAGTATGCGATATAAACGAGAAGCAGGGGTATGAGGTTGCAAACAAGTATAAGACAAGGTATTTTAGAGACATAAGAGATTTATTTGGAAGGGTTGATGCAGTTGTTGTAGCGGTTCCAACATTTCTTCACTATTATGTTGCGTCAGAATTCATAAGGCGAGGAATACACACACTCGTTGAGAAGCCAATAACGAGAAGTATAAACTATGCAAGGAAACTCATAGATTTGTCATACAAGCATAATGTTGTTCTTCAAGTAGGCCACATTGAGAGATACAATAGCGCTATACAGGAACTTAGAAATATCGTTAATAAACCGTTTCTGATAGAGGCAAGAAGAATGGGTCCTAGAAATACAAGGATAAAAGACGTTGGCGTGGTGCTTGACCTTATGGTCCATGACTTGGATGTAGTACTCAACTTGCTTGGTAAGAACAACTTGGATATTGTCTATATAGGTGCATCTGGAATAAAGGTTTATTCAGACTATGAAGATATTGCCAGTGCTACAATTGTCTTTTCTGACGAGAGTATAGCCAACATAACGGCGAGTAGGGCTACCGAAAATAAGAAGAGAATACTACAAATATCTCAAGAAGGTGCCTTTATTGAGATTGATTACTCAACGCAGGATATAACTATATATCGTCAGTCAATGTCAGACTATATACTGAACAAAGATGAAGTTAAATATATACAGGAAGCATTCATAGAGAAGGTTTATGTGAGGAAAGAAGATGCTCTGAAAAGAGAGCTGAGACACTTCATAGGCTGTATAACTGGAAAGGAAAAACCGATGTTTAGTAGTGAATTGGATTTAAAAACTCATATCGTAGCGAAAAAGATTATGGATATAATATACTCACAGTGGAAGAATAACTTCTCAAAGTATCCACATTATGGAACTGTACAGGTTAATATCTAGGTCTAGTGAAGAGACAAAGAAGATAGCAAGTGAGTTTGCTAGAGGTGTGAAAGTTGGAGATATTATTATACTTTGCGGTGATTTGGGTAGTGGTAAGACAACATTTTCCAAGGGATTCTGTTCTCACTTTAGTATAGATGAAGATATAGTTTCTAGTCCTTCTTTCACAATACTAAATATCTACGCTGGTGAAGTTTTGATATATCACCTAGATATGTATAGAATAGATAGTCTTGATGAAATTGACTATGCGACATTCCTTGAGTACCTACAAGATGAAGATGCAATAAAGTTAATTGAATGGAACAAATATAGGATTGATAAGGACTTTTCTTCTTTTAGAGTCTTTGTAGTTGAGATATCTTTAATTGATGACAATCAGAGACAGATAAGGATTGTTAGAGTAAATTGATGGAACATAAGTTTATGAAAACTAAACACTATATTGATAAATTCAGGTATTCATTTAAGAAAAGAAATGGTAAGATATAAACACCAGATAATGATTAATAATTGTAGCAACCGTTTTAATACTTTCAAGTAAGTTATCAGGGGATAGAGGCGGAACAAATAGATGTTAATATAGGAGGTATTACACCTCCTATTTTGATTATTTTACAGATGACAACTACTCTTTGAACTTTGAGAGGTCTAGAACGCTATTAAATCCATCAAATCCATCTCCTTGTTTATTAGGATTGAACGGATCTTCAATCCAAGTCATGTCTGTTTTTGTGTCAAAATCTTTATCAAGAGGGTTTTTGTGATAGACTACATACTTGTATATAAAGTCGCCGAGCCTTACATCTTCTAGTCTTAGTTTCCACGTGTCAGCATCAACTTTTTTCATAAGGTTTTCTGCGGGGTTCCAACTGTTCATCGTGCCACCTATTGCTAGTGAGTATATGGGTTTCTTTGCGAGATTTTCTTGTTTTTCTAGGTAAAGGTTAACTCTTGCTTCAGCAGATTTTTTCTTCATTCCCTTGAGGTTGGGGTCTTGTGCTTCTTTCTTAACCTTTTCAACCATTTCATCAACATACTTCTTCAGTTCGCTAACCTTGATTGTAAATTCAAGGGTTCCTTTTCGCCCTTTCACCTCAATGAGTTTTACGCTCTTGCTGCCAGTGTCATACTCTTTAGCATTTACAATACTAAAGAGTGATAGCCCGAATACAAACGCTACTGTCATTAATAGCAACTTCTTCATATTCGCCTCCTTTAATACTCTTTGAAAATTTTAAAAATAACTTCGTTCGCTTTCAATATTAAACGACTGAAGTTTGTAGTAGAGTTTGATAAAAATTGATGTGAAAGAACCTCTTATCACCTCGTGAAATAAAGGAAAAAAGAGGAATATATGACAAAACATGAGGACTATAAATCACTTTATCAAAAACTTTCTACGAAGGTGAGGGGGGAATATTACTTGGGTAGGTATGAAAATGAGGTATTCAGAATACTCTTCAGCAAAAATATCAAACTTCAGTAATATTAAAACTTGAAGTTGAGTTGATGGTGTTTTATGATTTTGAGGGAGGAGGTTTTTATGGAGAGAGTAAAGGTTTGGAAGCCTTCTGAGAGTGAGATTAAGGAAGCGAAGGAGTGGCCTGTGTGGCAGAAGGGAGAGAGTGAGTTTGACTGGTTTTACGACGAAGATGAGAGGTTTTATATGGTTGAAGGAGAGGTTGAGGTTGAGTTGGATGGTGGTGGTAAAGTGAAAATATCTGCTGGAGATATGGCTTGGTTTAAGTCTGGAACTGGTTGTAGATGGAAGATACTAAAGAAGGTTAAGAAACATTATAGGATAGGGTAGTCTTTTTACTTCTAGGTTTTATTTTGAGATTCTTAAGAGAAGGTTAGGTATTGTATTAGGATTATTTCTTTATCACGTTAAAATTCTTCTTGGTGTAGAATTTTAGCTCCATCAATGTTGGAGTACATTCTCTTGTTGTCAGAGTTGAATTCATATTTAAGGTCAACCGAAAGTGATTCTATTGATATTATCTTAAAACTCTTGCACTTGTATTTGTTTTTATCTCTTTCGTAGTATATTTCAAAAGCCAGCATGAAGTGTATAGTATCATATGCTACCTTAAAGTTTTCAGAAGGTGAGAAGTAGAAAGTTCTCTGAGTAGATTGAAGGTTAGACTTGTTGAATGTTTTGCATTCTAGGTAATATGGTTCTTCATTGTACCAAAAAATAATATCAGGATACCCTGAGGATTTTGTCTTACTAGTGGTAGTTTGAGGAGTTTTAGCGATGATTCCTTTCTCTTTGAAGACTTCTTTGACGACCTTTTCTACTTTATTTCCAACTTCGTTGGGTCTTTTGCTACTAATTCCTTTGGAGTTTATGTATTTTGATGTTAGGCGGGCTACTTCTATCAAAATTTCAAGAACTTTCTTATGTTTCTCATTATTTTCATCAAATCTTATTACATCTTTGCCAGATATGGATTTAATTACAATGTTGAAAGGTATATCTCTCAAAGGTTTCATAAAATGACTAACTAGATTTTCTAACCGCTTGATGTATTCATCTTTTTCCTCGTTTATTTCTCCTTCACAAAAAATAGGATGTTTTCATTCTTCATTATGTTATATAATCCAAATATATTCTTATTTATATTCCTCTCAAGTTTGAAACCTATACTTTCCATACATCTAATTGTAAATTCTACAGTTGGTATCTCTTTACCTTCGAATCTAGCGTTTCCTATTATTATTACTGCATACCTATTTTTCTTAAGAACCCTATACATCTCGCGGTAAGACTTTTTCATATCTTCGTTGTAAAGATGTATCTTATCTTTACCTTTTCCTCTAACGCCTATGAATTCTTCTCTTATCTTACTCAAGTTATATCCCATATACATGAGGGAGTGTTTATCATTTTCCACATAGTCAAGTGCAATAGAGTAAGGAGGAGAAGTTATTATACCGTCAACTGATTCGTCTGGTAGTTGTATGTTTCTTGAGTCGCCTAGGTTGATTCTTACTTGTCCAAGATTAATTTTAAGTTCTCTGACTAAGGTGTAATAATCCTCTACTGACCTAATCATGAGATCTAGATTTCTAAAGAATGAATCGACCAAGTTTTTCTTGCGTCTGTAGTTATCACTTACAGCAACAAGTCTAGCAAGAGTGTAAAAGTTTCTAACTCTTTCATCATCAGATATTTTTTCTATATACCTTCCGAGAACTATATCTTGATAACATGAGTTTCTTATGATATCTTTTCGTATCCTTTTTATCTCATCCAGAACGTAAATAGATTCTGTTTTAACTTTTCCTTGTATTACACATAAGGGTGAAATGTCTATTCCTATGAAGTTTACTCCTAGTAATTGTGCCTCAACAGCAGCAGTACCACTACCAGAGAATGGATCTAAGAGCAGATCTCCTTCTTTCAAGCCTATGATATTTATAAGTGCTCTGACCATTTGAGGGTGGAATTTACCTTTGTACGGATATATCCAGTGTGTTAGATATTGATTTACAGATTTGGTTACGTTTCGTTGAGTTATGTGGTAATAGTCAGTTAGTTCTTCACAAACGGACTTGAAGTATGCTAACCTTTTTTTTGCTAGTTCCTTATCAGGTAGATTTAGTATTTTGATTATCTTTAGTTCTTCGTTTATTTCAAACTCAATACCAAGAGAGATTGCTTCTAGGAGTGCAAGCGTAAGTTCATATATGAACTGGATATTGTCAAACATTACTAGGTATTCTGATTTTGTGTAAGTAGATGGTAAGTTTTTTACCGTATCTATGAGTTCACCATTTCTTAGCCTACGGAATGAGAATAGATGATTCTGAATATCTAGAAACTCTTTGTAGTTTTGTTTCATAACTTATACTTAGATGATTCTAGACCAGAAATGGAAAATGTTTCAATTTTCTTTTTTAATGATGAATTACTGTTTGGTTGATTTAAGAAACTCGGTAAGAATAAGATATTCTATCTTTTATTGAAAACCGATCGTTTTATCCTTTATGTTAGTGAAAACTTTGTGGAGGATAGTGATGGGGATGTTTAAGTTTGACTTTAACTACTGTATGTCCAACTACATTGGGTCAAGAGTAGGTATATCCGAGGAAGAACTTTTGTCTTATGAGAAGAAGATTGAAAGATTACACGAGAACCTGATGAGTAAGGCAGGAAAAGAGCTTGGTTTCTACAATCTACCTTACGATACTGAGAACTTGGAAAACATTAAGGAAAGGTTAAAAAAGTTTAAGGACAAATTTGACACGCAAGTTGTTCTAGGGATAGGTGGGTCTGGACTTGGTCCTTCCGCGCTTTACTCTTCACTTCTTAACTACATACACAACGAACTACCGAAAGAGAAGAGAAAGGGGATGAGAACTTATGTGATAGATAATGTTGATCCTGACTGGTTTTCTGATATGATGGAGGTTATAGACCCGAAGAATACTGTTTTTGTGGTTATTAGTAAGTCAGGTTCTACCGCTGAAACTGCTGCTGACTTCCTTGCTTGCTTTTCAAGGTTTAAGGATGTGCTTTCTAATAAAATGAGTGAGCACATTGTAGCGGTGACTGACCCTAAAAAGGGAGAACTCAGGAAGATGGCTGATGAGTTTGGACTTGAATCTTTTGCTATACCTGAAAATGTTGGTGGTAGGTTTAGTGTGTTATCTTCTGTTGGATTAGTTCCTGGAGAATTGATGGGAATTGATACATCTAGTTTGCTTGAAGGTGCTAGGGAAATGGATAAGGTATCAAGAAAACCAAAACTTATGGAAAATCCTGCTTATCTTAACGCAGTTTTGGAGTATATACTTTATCTCAAGGGGGTAAATATATCTGTTTTGATGCCATATTCTACAAAACTCGGTAAGTGGGCTGATTGGTATATTCAACTATGGGCTGAAAGCTTGGGTAAAAAGGTTGATAACGATGGTGCTTATGTTTATGTAGGACCTACACCTATTAAGGGAGTTGGTTCAACCGATCAGCACTCGCAGGTTCAGCTTTTCAAGGAAGGTCCTTACGATAAAGTAATAACTTTCATAAGAGTAGAGAAGTTTCATAACGAAGTAAATCTGAGTTATGACGAAAGACTTTCAAAATACTCGTCTCTTGGATACTTAATGAACCATACTATGAACGAACTTATAAACGCCGAAGAGATGGCAACAGAAGTAGCACTCGCAAAGGAAGGAAAACCGTCTAAAACAATTATCCTTCCAGAAGTTAATGAATACTACGTAGGTCAGATGATCTTCTTCTTTGAGGTTGCTACTGCTATGTCAGGAGAACTCTACAATATAAACGCATTTGACCAACCTGGAGTTGAAGAGGGTAAGAACTTCACATACGCACTCCTTGGCAGGAGTGGATACGATTCAAAGAAAGAAGAATTCAACAGACTCTATAGCAAGTCTAGTAGATTTGTAATTTAGGGAAGTTTTGGAATAACACTTGAAAGTTTTTTGTCTCTAAACTGGTATCAAAGTGATTGTTTTCATTATCACTAGATACAGTAGTTCAAGTATCAGGAATAGCCAGAGAACTGATAGGTCAAAGAAGCCTATTCTTGAAGGAAGATGAGTTCTTAAAAAACTTAGTGGTGGTTCTGTGATTGTGTATAATATTTGATAGACTTTTGAACCCATAAGTTGTGGATTAAACATTATGATCCACGAGAAGACTACTCTTATGAATAGAACAAATTGGTATGCTCTTACTGCTCCTGCTAGAACTAGCAGGATAATCTGCGGAATTGAAAAAGTTTCTAGCGACATGTTGTTTGTTAATTATGTATAATTTTACCTTTGGTTTTGCAATTTGTGTTTGTTTTTGTTAATGAAGTCTAAATTCATAAATAGAGTGAAGATGGTTCTTTCATTTGTTTCAATAGAGTATTTTTCTAGTTGGTTGAAATGTAGGAGTTAAGATATATAGTATTGTTATTATGAGTAGGAGTGTTTTGGTTACAGGTGGTAGCATAGGGATAGGTAGGGCTATATGTATTGAATTTGCTAAATTGGGGTATAAGGTTATCTTTTCATATTACAAAGACAGAGATGAAGCAATGGAAGTAGAAAAGGAATGTAGGAGGTTAGGAGCTTTAGATGTTTTTTACTACTACCTTAATCTTATGGATGATGATAGTATAAAGAAATTCGCATCTGAGGTTGTAGGTAGGTTTGGTAGTGTTGATGTGTTTGTGAATAACGCTGCAACTATTGCTTGGAAACCTCTAGAAGAACAGTCTTTTGACGAAATAGAATCGCAGGTTAGGACTAACCTTGAGGGACTAATAAAGGTGACGAAGATTTTTTTACCTTACATTAGGGAAATGATAATAAACATATCAAGTGGTGCAGGTAAAACAGGGTTCGCAGACCTCACAACATACTGTGCTACGAAGTTTGGAGTAAGAGGTTTTACACAGGCAATAGCAAAGGAACTCAATAACATAAAGGTAGTAGTTGTCAATCCTGATATGACACAGACTAGAATGACTAATTTTCAAGGGAGGCCACCTAGTGAGGTTGCTAGCGTAGTTGTAAAAGTAGCCGAAAATAAGATAAGAGTCAATTCTGGAGATGATGTTGATGTTTGGAGGTATGTATGAAAGTGTCAATAATGTATGTTAAGGCTGGAGCAGGTCATCTATCTGCGGCAAAAGCACTTGCAGAAGAACTTAAATACTTGTATCCTGATGTTGAACCACTGCTTTATGATGGGCTTACTGGAGCACCTAATTATGTAAGAAATATAATAGAAAAGGGTTATTCAATGGCGTCAAACTTTTTCCCACCTGTATGGATGGGGATATACGCTTTTAGCAAGTTGTATCCTATCAGAAAACTTGAGGTTGACTTGGTTTCTGCTTATATAAAGAGACATGTTAGAAAACACATACTTGGAGAAAAGCCAGATAAGATAGTCGTAGATCACTTTTTTGTTATAAAACCAGTCTATGAGATTGTCAAAGAAGAGAATTTGAATATTAAAGTTCTTGTCATAGCAACTGATCCTTTCACTTGTCATCCTATTTGGTTTACATATCCTAATATGGATCTTGTTGTCTTCAGTGAGAGGATGAAAAAGTATGCTGTCAAGAATGGAGTTCCAGAGGATAGGATAACTGTTTTACCTATAATTTTGAATAAAAAGTTCAGTTCGAAACTACCTGATGATGAGGTTAAAAAACTTAAAGAGAGGTATGGTTTTTCACTAGGGAAGCATCTTGTTTTGATGGCAGGAGGTGGAGAAGGAATACCAAATGGGGAGTTATTTTTGGAGGAGATTGCGAAGTCAGATTTGGATGTAGAGATGGCTATTGTATGTGGTAGAAACGAGATACTTAAACAGAAAAGTGAAGAGGTTGCTAAAAGGTATTCAAGCAAGAAGATAGTTGTATATGGTTTTGTTG
This is a stretch of genomic DNA from Spirochaetota bacterium. It encodes these proteins:
- the smpB gene encoding SsrA-binding protein SmpB, yielding MSIEIVSTNRKARKNYQIFDTYEAGIVLVGSEMKSVREHRVNIDDSFCLVENGEIFAHNIHISPYFASSVFRPDPDRKRKLLLHRKEIDRIAGQVARKGFALIPLKVYIKNNKWCKVEIGVCKGKKEYDKREDLKKKDIELEMKRVKSKYL
- the queF gene encoding preQ(1) synthase, yielding MSRGNDKYKSRRFDIYGTDKIDSNVLETFDYEYVGKPIEIVISTNEFTSVCPWSGLPDFAELTIKYIPDKKCIELKSLKYYLHSYRNVGIFYEHVVNRILDDLVKACEPLKMEVIAKFTIRGGLQTTVKSEYSK
- a CDS encoding Gfo/Idh/MocA family oxidoreductase; translated protein: MSKVNIAVIGVGHMGKYHVNALAGMDDVNLVGVCDINEKQGYEVANKYKTRYFRDIRDLFGRVDAVVVAVPTFLHYYVASEFIRRGIHTLVEKPITRSINYARKLIDLSYKHNVVLQVGHIERYNSAIQELRNIVNKPFLIEARRMGPRNTRIKDVGVVLDLMVHDLDVVLNLLGKNNLDIVYIGASGIKVYSDYEDIASATIVFSDESIANITASRATENKKRILQISQEGAFIEIDYSTQDITIYRQSMSDYILNKDEVKYIQEAFIEKVYVRKEDALKRELRHFIGCITGKEKPMFSSELDLKTHIVAKKIMDIIYSQWKNNFSKYPHYGTVQVNI
- the tsaE gene encoding tRNA (adenosine(37)-N6)-threonylcarbamoyltransferase complex ATPase subunit type 1 TsaE; translation: MELYRLISRSSEETKKIASEFARGVKVGDIIILCGDLGSGKTTFSKGFCSHFSIDEDIVSSPSFTILNIYAGEVLIYHLDMYRIDSLDEIDYATFLEYLQDEDAIKLIEWNKYRIDKDFSSFRVFVVEISLIDDNQRQIRIVRVN
- a CDS encoding cupin domain-containing protein codes for the protein MERVKVWKPSESEIKEAKEWPVWQKGESEFDWFYDEDERFYMVEGEVEVELDGGGKVKISAGDMAWFKSGTGCRWKILKKVKKHYRIG
- a CDS encoding DNA methyltransferase — its product is MKQNYKEFLDIQNHLFSFRRLRNGELIDTVKNLPSTYTKSEYLVMFDNIQFIYELTLALLEAISLGIEFEINEELKIIKILNLPDKELAKKRLAYFKSVCEELTDYYHITQRNVTKSVNQYLTHWIYPYKGKFHPQMVRALINIIGLKEGDLLLDPFSGSGTAAVEAQLLGVNFIGIDISPLCVIQGKVKTESIYVLDEIKRIRKDIIRNSCYQDIVLGRYIEKISDDERVRNFYTLARLVAVSDNYRRKKNLVDSFFRNLDLMIRSVEDYYTLVRELKINLGQVRINLGDSRNIQLPDESVDGIITSPPYSIALDYVENDKHSLMYMGYNLSKIREEFIGVRGKGKDKIHLYNEDMKKSYREMYRVLKKNRYAVIIIGNARFEGKEIPTVEFTIRCMESIGFKLERNINKNIFGLYNIMKNENILFFVKEK
- a CDS encoding glucose-6-phosphate isomerase, which gives rise to MGMFKFDFNYCMSNYIGSRVGISEEELLSYEKKIERLHENLMSKAGKELGFYNLPYDTENLENIKERLKKFKDKFDTQVVLGIGGSGLGPSALYSSLLNYIHNELPKEKRKGMRTYVIDNVDPDWFSDMMEVIDPKNTVFVVISKSGSTAETAADFLACFSRFKDVLSNKMSEHIVAVTDPKKGELRKMADEFGLESFAIPENVGGRFSVLSSVGLVPGELMGIDTSSLLEGAREMDKVSRKPKLMENPAYLNAVLEYILYLKGVNISVLMPYSTKLGKWADWYIQLWAESLGKKVDNDGAYVYVGPTPIKGVGSTDQHSQVQLFKEGPYDKVITFIRVEKFHNEVNLSYDERLSKYSSLGYLMNHTMNELINAEEMATEVALAKEGKPSKTIILPEVNEYYVGQMIFFFEVATAMSGELYNINAFDQPGVEEGKNFTYALLGRSGYDSKKEEFNRLYSKSSRFVI
- a CDS encoding YggT family protein, with translation MSLETFSIPQIILLVLAGAVRAYQFVLFIRVVFSWIIMFNPQLMGSKVYQILYTITEPPLSFLRTHLPSRIGFFDLSVLWLFLILELLYLVIMKTITLIPV
- a CDS encoding SDR family oxidoreductase, translated to MSRSVLVTGGSIGIGRAICIEFAKLGYKVIFSYYKDRDEAMEVEKECRRLGALDVFYYYLNLMDDDSIKKFASEVVGRFGSVDVFVNNAATIAWKPLEEQSFDEIESQVRTNLEGLIKVTKIFLPYIREMIINISSGAGKTGFADLTTYCATKFGVRGFTQAIAKELNNIKVVVVNPDMTQTRMTNFQGRPPSEVASVVVKVAENKIRVNSGDDVDVWRYV